The Phyllopteryx taeniolatus isolate TA_2022b chromosome 14, UOR_Ptae_1.2, whole genome shotgun sequence genome has a window encoding:
- the LOC133489539 gene encoding myosin-9-like yields MSQKICKVKAKPSQGNTQKTPKSKGSTEWDGIYTEILIRREEKDLEAQSEQLQEKLESLKTRENELLQEISEVEELFISRDPYLADEIVDQASAKADNEEKEVLERETDIKNLTIECAQLREMKQERLNVMHQHIIYQQFMQKLVGMTSFEDEEALTDHIESLHNVEDQLSQREGEAYEQTNQQRKTQIVLQKQYELERQELDMELTHLMPELFESKIKVEFWFKEWKRIEETASRKLNLLAQIKMSILSLYEMIGGKVCDKQGVALNETEKQLENIHSFMQDHFEILKEYEANLNGEKHEANLNGER; encoded by the coding sequence ATGTCCCAAAAGATCTGTAAGGTGAAAGCGAAGCCCTCTCAGGGAAACACTCAAAAGACGCCAAAGAGTAAAGGCTCGACCGAGTGGGATGGTATTTACACTGAGATACTGATACGGCGCGAGGAGAAAGATCTTGAGGCACAGTCAGAGCAGCTCCAAGAGAAGTTGGAGAGTTTGAAAACGCGGGAAAATGAGTTACTCCAGGAAATAAGTGAAGTTGAAGAGTTATTCATAAGCAGGGATCCATATCTTGCAGACGAAATTGTTGATCAAGCCTCAGCCAAAGCGGATAATGAGGAAAAAGAGGTGCTTGAAAGGGAGACTGACATAAAGAATTTGACGATAGAATGTGCGCAGCTGAGGGAGATGAAGCAGGAGCGGCTGAATGTCATGCACCAACACATCATATATCAACAGTTCATGCAGAAACTGGTCGGCATGACTTCATTTGAAGATGAGGAGGCTCTGACAGATCACATCGAGAGTCTTCACAATGTTGAAGACCAGCTCTCCCAGAGGGAGGGTGAAGCTTATGAGCAGACCAACCagcagaggaaaacacagaTAGTTTTGCAAAAACAGTACGAGTTGGAAAGACAGGAGCTTGATATGGAGCTAACCCATCTTATGCCGGAATTGTTTGAATCCAAAATCAAGGTGGAATTCTGGTTCAAAGAGTGGAAACGCATTGAGGAAACTGCATCAAGGAAATTGAACCTGCTGGCACAGATTAAGATGTCCATCCTCAGCCTTTAtgaaatgatcggtgggaaggTATGCGATAAGCAGGGTGTGGCTTTGAATGAAACTGAGAAACAGTTGGAAAATATCCACTCTTTCATGCAAGACCACTTTGAGATTTTGAAAGAGTATGAAGCAAACTTAAATGGAGAAAAGCATGAAGCAAACTTAAACGGAGAAAGGTAA
- the LOC133488542 gene encoding ankyrin repeat domain-containing protein 33B-like, with protein sequence MVLITEKEGEAGKLQENGVARRMGPGKIELETNKTAMDTPVISFTEVDKNSEDGEESGEYDEADYTRNYWEDEDDIYQEFEELDFEALSDNSDTRSIASDDSFYPLDTSVESGGLRSPCRGSPEPISFFKACCNNNTVIVKIMIRQGLTEEEVQETDQNRRSALIVACYYGYVDVVIALAQCPYIDVNWQDNEGNTALITAAQAGHVFISHYLLNYFPGLDLERRNCHGFTALMKAAMQGRADTCRALMLAGGDVQARDNGRRITPREWALFTGRYETAYQMYQVMLKPCAEQFCDSFNLEWPLLEDLVAQAEEPKSCWKRSIDLLSCCPYRFYLNNKVNPVDDGVLEHMVRITTSLSSPFVATACRTVCPGSPPCIGKRRYAVQEILRRQRLDELKHLGPDRLNHYKRFFQNSRVLLIPKARDRRASLQPQLLNDMAAASTVAIRRASLLPLHLLRRSSVRPGIVIPKVRLCKAPDPTFKPEKLRRCKNYNHLQIPKWDYKMKRVERKKEERLLLPTRRT encoded by the exons ATGGTTTTAATAACGGAGAAAGAAGGTGAAGCTGGAAAACTTCAGGAGAATGGAGTTGCCAGAAGAATGGGACCAGGCAAAATTGAGCTTGAGACAAACAAAACAGCTATGGACACACCTGTCATATCCTTCACTGAGGTCGACAAGAACAGTGAAGATGGTGAGGAATCAGGAGAATATGACGAGGCTGATTACACACGAAATTACTGGGAGGATGAGGACGATATCTACCAGGAGTTTGAAGAACTGGACTTTGAGGCACTGTCGGATAACTCGGACACAAGGAGCATTGCATCTGACGATTCTTTCTACCCGCTTGACACTTCAGTGGAATCTGGCGGTCTACGCTCACCGTGTCGCGGGAGCCCAGAGCCAATATCCTTCTTTAAGGCCTGCTGCAATAACAACACCGTCATCGTCAAGATCATGATCAGACAAGGACTGACTGAGGAGGAAGTGCAGGAGACAGACCAAAACAGAAGA tCTGCACTAATTGTGGCGTGTTACTACGGCTATGTGGATGTGGTCATCGCCCTAGCTCAGTGTCCCTATATTGATGTCAACTGGCAGGATAATGAGGGTAACACTGCTCTTATTACAGCAGCGCAAGCAG GTCATGTGTTCATCTCTCACTACCTGCTAAACTACTTCCCTGGACTGGATCTTGAGAGGAGGAACTGTCACGGTTTCACAGCTTTAATGAAGGCCGCAATGCAGGGTCGAGCCGACACGTGTAGAGCGCTCATGCTGGCTG GAGGTGACGTGCAAGCCAGGGACAATGGTCGCAGGATAACCCCACGGGAGTGGGCTCTCTTCACTGGTCGCTATGAGACAGCCTATCAGATGTATCAGGTAATGTTGAAGCCCTGTGCTGAGCAGTTCTGTGACTCCTTCAACCTGGAGTGGCCCTTGCTTGAG GATCTGGTTGCCCAGGCTGAAGAGCCCAAGTCCTGCTGGAAGCGTTCGATCGACCTTCTGTCCTGTTGCCCTTACAGATTTTACCTTAACAACAAGGTGAACCCTGTGGATGACGGTGTTCTCGAGCACATGGTCCGGATCACTACTAGTCTCAGCAGTCCATTTGTTGCTACAGCCTGTCGGACTGTGTGCCCAGGAAGCCCCCCGTGCATTGGGAAACGACGCTACGCAGTGCAGGAAATTCTCAGGAGACAACGGTTGGATGAGCTAAAGCACCTTGGCCCAGACAGGCTGAACCACTACAAGAGATTTTTCCAGAACTCACGGGTCCTCCTTATCCCCAAGGCAAGGGATCGGCGGGCCAGCCTCCAGCCTCAGCTACTGAATGACATGGCGGCTGCATCCACAGTGGCCATAAGGCGGGCGAGTCTTCTACCGCTTCATTTgctgaggaggagcagtgtgcgACCAGGCATTGTGATACCAAAAGTGAGGCTATGCAAAGCCCCAGATCCTACTTTTAAGCCAGAAAAACTCAGACGGTGTAAGAACTATAATCACCTCCAAATCCCAAAGTGGGATTACAAAATGAAGAGGGTAGAGAGAAAGAAGGAGGAGAGACTGTTACTACCGACAAGGCGAACATGA